The following proteins are co-located in the Ictalurus punctatus breed USDA103 chromosome 14, Coco_2.0, whole genome shotgun sequence genome:
- the zgc:101540 gene encoding hsFATP2a_ACSVL_like domain-containing protein isoform X2 — protein sequence MDMDMYVWLTLLVAVLCVLPSVLRTLCPYLIQDCAYILHAARFGLRLELYKRRARFYSILDGFLDGVRKHPHKPFIHFMGETHSYSDVDRESNKVARALQKVAGLKEGDIVALFLGNEPCFVWVWLGLAKLGCATALLNFNIRSKSLLHCFSCCGANVLIVDQGLPKAATVTHERVWAASFIQGVSGVTSEDVFYLNLPLYHSAGFLIGFAGCIERGNSLVLRRKFSASQFWDDCRKYNVTVMQYIGETMRYLCNTPKRDNDRDHKVKIAIGNGVRADVWNEFLNRFGNIHVRELYAATEGNIGFLNYTTKVGVVGRVNFLHKKFFPYALIKFDIEKEEPVRNADGFCVPAAPGEPGLLIGKITVKSPFVGYAGNKQQTEKKRLRDVFVKGDLYFNSGDLLKIDHEKFVYFQDRVGDTFRWKGENVATTEVSDILIMVDCIEEANVYGVTVQGHEGRIGMAAVVLKEGKDFDGADTCRVVANYLPVYARPRFIRIQSSLELTGTFKMKKVKLVEEGFDPALIRDPLYFLDLVEKKYIALTQEIYNSVISGDTKL from the exons ATGGACATGGACATGTACGTGTGGTTGACTTTACTTGTGGCTGTTCTGTGTGTGCTGCCCAGTGTGCTCAGGACACTGTGTCCATACTTGATCCAGGACTGCGCCTACATCTTGCATGCTGCGCGCTTTGGACTGCGCCTGGAGCTCTACAAGAGGAGAGCTCGCTTTTACAGCATTCTCGACGGCTTTCTGGATGGAGTGAGGAAACATCCACACAAACCCTTCATCCACTTCATGGGAGAGACGCATTCGTACTCGGACGTGGACAGGGAGAGTAATAAAGTGGCTCGTGCTTTGCAGAAGGTGGCTGGACTGAAGGAGGGTGACATTGTGGCCCTGTTCTTAGGCAATGAGCCTTGTTTTGTCTGGGTCTGGCTCGGTCTGGCTAAACTCGGCTGTGCTACTGCTTTACTCAACTTTAACATCAGATCCAAATCCCTCCTGCACTGCTTCTCCTGCTGTGGTGCAAACGTGCTTATAGTAGACCAAG GTCTGCCGAAAGCAGCCACAGTGACTCATGAGAGAGTTTGGGCTGCTTCATTCATCCAGGGTGTTTCTGGAGTCACCTCTGAAGACGTGTTTTACCTCAACCTGCCTCTGTACCACAGCGCTGGCTTCCTCATAGGATTCGCAGGCTGTATTGAGAGAG GGAATTCTTTAGTTCTGCGGAGGAAATTTTCTGCCTCTCAGTTCTGGGACGACTGCAGGAAGTATAATGTTACAGTGATGCAGTACATTGGAGAAACAATGCGTTACCTCTGCAATACACCAAAG AGAGACAATGACCGAGACCACAAAGTGAAGATTGCTATAGGTAACGGTGTACGAGCAGACGTATGGAACGAATTTTTGAATCGCTTCGGGAATATTCACGTCAGGGAGCTCTACGCTGCCACAGAAGGAAACATCGGGTTTCTTAACTACACCACAAAGGTTGGAGTGGTAGGCCGTGTTAACTTCCTCCACAAG AAATTCTTCCCCTACGCCCTGATCAAGTTCGACATTGAGAAAGAGGAACCTGTGAGGAACGCAGACGGATTCTGTGTACCAGCAGCTCCGG GGGAACCTGGACTGCTGATTGGGAAGATCACCGTTAAGTCTCCATTTGTTGGTTACGCTGGAAACAAGCAGCAGACGGAAAAGAAAAGACTCCGAGATGTATTTGTTAAAGGCGATCTCTATTTCAACAGCGGCGACTTGCTGAAAATCGACCATGAAAAATTTGTCTACTTTCAGGATCGGGTTGGAGACACGTTCAG atggaaAGGTGAAAACGTAGCCACAACTGAAGTATCGGATATTCTCATTATGGTGGACTGCATTGAGGAAGCAAACGTCTATGGCGTCACAGTCCAAG GGCATGAGGGGAGGATTGGAATGGCGGCTGTTGTGTTAAAAGAAGGGAAGGACTTTGATGGCGCCGACACATGTAGAGTCGTAGCCAACTACCTACCCGTTTATGCCAGACCCCGTTTCATTCGCATTCAG AGTTCTTTGGAACTCACAGGAACTTTCAAGATGAAAAAGGTGAAGCTGGTGGAGGAGGGCTTTGATCCAGCGCTCATTCGTGACCCACTCTACTTCCTTGATCTAGTTGAAAAGAAATACATTGCCCTCACTCAGGAAATTTATAATTCAGTGATTTCAGGAGACACTAAACTATAA
- the zgc:101540 gene encoding hsFATP2a_ACSVL_like domain-containing protein isoform X1, protein MDMDMYVWLTLLVAVLCVLPSVLRTLCPYLIQDCAYILHAARFGLRLELYKRRARFYSILDGFLDGVRKHPHKPFIHFMGETHSYSDVDRESNKVARALQKVAGLKEGDIVALFLGNEPCFVWVWLGLAKLGCATALLNFNIRSKSLLHCFSCCGANVLIVDQELCGAVGEILPALKEKRISVYVLSDACSTDGIKGISQAITQAPDEALSPSLRANVKYNSTALYIYTSGTTGLPKAATVTHERVWAASFIQGVSGVTSEDVFYLNLPLYHSAGFLIGFAGCIERGNSLVLRRKFSASQFWDDCRKYNVTVMQYIGETMRYLCNTPKRDNDRDHKVKIAIGNGVRADVWNEFLNRFGNIHVRELYAATEGNIGFLNYTTKVGVVGRVNFLHKKFFPYALIKFDIEKEEPVRNADGFCVPAAPGEPGLLIGKITVKSPFVGYAGNKQQTEKKRLRDVFVKGDLYFNSGDLLKIDHEKFVYFQDRVGDTFRWKGENVATTEVSDILIMVDCIEEANVYGVTVQGHEGRIGMAAVVLKEGKDFDGADTCRVVANYLPVYARPRFIRIQSSLELTGTFKMKKVKLVEEGFDPALIRDPLYFLDLVEKKYIALTQEIYNSVISGDTKL, encoded by the exons ATGGACATGGACATGTACGTGTGGTTGACTTTACTTGTGGCTGTTCTGTGTGTGCTGCCCAGTGTGCTCAGGACACTGTGTCCATACTTGATCCAGGACTGCGCCTACATCTTGCATGCTGCGCGCTTTGGACTGCGCCTGGAGCTCTACAAGAGGAGAGCTCGCTTTTACAGCATTCTCGACGGCTTTCTGGATGGAGTGAGGAAACATCCACACAAACCCTTCATCCACTTCATGGGAGAGACGCATTCGTACTCGGACGTGGACAGGGAGAGTAATAAAGTGGCTCGTGCTTTGCAGAAGGTGGCTGGACTGAAGGAGGGTGACATTGTGGCCCTGTTCTTAGGCAATGAGCCTTGTTTTGTCTGGGTCTGGCTCGGTCTGGCTAAACTCGGCTGTGCTACTGCTTTACTCAACTTTAACATCAGATCCAAATCCCTCCTGCACTGCTTCTCCTGCTGTGGTGCAAACGTGCTTATAGTAGACCAAG AGCTCTGTGGTGCCGTTGGAGAAATTTTGCCTGCTTTGAAAGAGAAGCGCATCAGCGTGTATGTGCTCTCTGATGCATGCAGCACAGATGGCATTAAGGGCATCTCTCAGGCCATCACACAGGCACCTGATGAAGCGCTGTCTCCATCACTTAGGGCTAATGTTAAATACAACAGCACAGCGCTGTACATCTACACATCTGGAACCACCG GTCTGCCGAAAGCAGCCACAGTGACTCATGAGAGAGTTTGGGCTGCTTCATTCATCCAGGGTGTTTCTGGAGTCACCTCTGAAGACGTGTTTTACCTCAACCTGCCTCTGTACCACAGCGCTGGCTTCCTCATAGGATTCGCAGGCTGTATTGAGAGAG GGAATTCTTTAGTTCTGCGGAGGAAATTTTCTGCCTCTCAGTTCTGGGACGACTGCAGGAAGTATAATGTTACAGTGATGCAGTACATTGGAGAAACAATGCGTTACCTCTGCAATACACCAAAG AGAGACAATGACCGAGACCACAAAGTGAAGATTGCTATAGGTAACGGTGTACGAGCAGACGTATGGAACGAATTTTTGAATCGCTTCGGGAATATTCACGTCAGGGAGCTCTACGCTGCCACAGAAGGAAACATCGGGTTTCTTAACTACACCACAAAGGTTGGAGTGGTAGGCCGTGTTAACTTCCTCCACAAG AAATTCTTCCCCTACGCCCTGATCAAGTTCGACATTGAGAAAGAGGAACCTGTGAGGAACGCAGACGGATTCTGTGTACCAGCAGCTCCGG GGGAACCTGGACTGCTGATTGGGAAGATCACCGTTAAGTCTCCATTTGTTGGTTACGCTGGAAACAAGCAGCAGACGGAAAAGAAAAGACTCCGAGATGTATTTGTTAAAGGCGATCTCTATTTCAACAGCGGCGACTTGCTGAAAATCGACCATGAAAAATTTGTCTACTTTCAGGATCGGGTTGGAGACACGTTCAG atggaaAGGTGAAAACGTAGCCACAACTGAAGTATCGGATATTCTCATTATGGTGGACTGCATTGAGGAAGCAAACGTCTATGGCGTCACAGTCCAAG GGCATGAGGGGAGGATTGGAATGGCGGCTGTTGTGTTAAAAGAAGGGAAGGACTTTGATGGCGCCGACACATGTAGAGTCGTAGCCAACTACCTACCCGTTTATGCCAGACCCCGTTTCATTCGCATTCAG AGTTCTTTGGAACTCACAGGAACTTTCAAGATGAAAAAGGTGAAGCTGGTGGAGGAGGGCTTTGATCCAGCGCTCATTCGTGACCCACTCTACTTCCTTGATCTAGTTGAAAAGAAATACATTGCCCTCACTCAGGAAATTTATAATTCAGTGATTTCAGGAGACACTAAACTATAA